GGGCACCCGTCTGTCCGGGTGTACGCCGTGTACACCCGGAACGTATCGACGCCGCGGGTAGGCTCGACCCCGACCACCCGAGGCGACGACCCAAAAGGACTGCACTCATGGCACCTGCCGCAACGACGCGCACCGAGACCGACTCCCTGGGATCGATGGAGATCCCCGCCGATGCATACTGGGGCATCCACACCGCCCGGGCCCTGGAGAACTTCCCGATCTCCATGCGGCCCATCTCCGTCTACAAGGACCTCGTGACCGCGCTCGCGATGGTCAAGCAGGCATCCGCCCGCGCGAACCTCGAGATCGGGGTGCTCGACGCCGAACGCGCCGACCTCATCGACCGCGCTGCCCAGCGCGTCATCGACGGGGATTTCCACGACCAGTTCGTCGTCGGCGTCGTGCAGGGCGGCGCCGGCACCTCCACCAACATGAACGCGAACGAGGTGATCACCAACATCGCGCTCGAGCTCGCGGGTCGTCCCAAGGGTGACTACGCGTACCTCTCGCCGATCGATCACACCAACCGCTCGCAGTCGACCAACGATGTCTACCCGACCGCGGTGAAGGTGGGGCTCAGTCTCGATCTGAAGACCCTTCTGGAGGAGCTGGACCTCCTGCGCCAATCGTTCCTTTCGAAGGCGGTCGAGTTCCACGACATCCTCAAGATCGGTCGCACCCAGCTGCAGGATGCCGTGCCGATGACCCTCGGCCAGGAGTTCCACGGTTTCGCGACGACCCTCGGCTACGACCACCAGCGCCTCACCGAGAACGCGTACCTGCTGTTCGAGATCAACATGGGCGCCACGGCGATCGGCACCGGCATCACGACCCACCCCGGTTATGCGCCCGCCGTCCTACGCCACCTGCGGGAGATCACGGGCCTCGACCTGGCGACCGCCGACGATCTGGTCGAAGCCACGAGCGACACGGGGTCGTTCATGTCGTTCTCCTCGACCCTCAAGCGCAACGCGATCAAGCTCTCGAAGATCGCCAACGACCTGCGGCTCCTCTCGAGCGGACCGCAGGCGGGCCTCGGCGAGATCAACCTTCCGGCCCGTCAAGCCGGATCCAGCATCATGCCCGGCAAGGTGAATCCGGTCATCCCCGAGGTCGTCAATCAGGTCGCGTTCTCCGTCGCCGGTGCCGACCTCACCGTCACGATGGCCGTCGAAGGCGGTCAGCTCCAGCTGAACGCGTTCGAGCCGATCATCGCCCACTCGATCTTCCAGTCGATCACGTGGATGCGACGCGCCATGCGCACCTTCCGCATCAACTGCGTCGACGGCATCACCGCGAACCGCGAGCGTCTCGGCGCCATGGTCGGCTCCTCGGTCGGTGTCGTCACGGCCCTCACCCCGTTCATCGGCTACGCGGCGTCGGCGGCTCTCGCCAAGACCGCGCTGCTGACCCACCGCAACGTCGGTGACCTCGTCGTCGAAGCCGGGCTCATGACTCGCGACGAGGTCGACAAGCAGCTCTCTCCGGCGCGGCTGTCGGGCCTGGAGGCGATCACGCAGGCCATTCCCGTCGTACAGCCCGCCGAGAACCTCGTCGAGAGCTGACGAATCCTTTGCGCGAGACGCGCGCGGGCCGATAACGTCGCTGTCAGCAACGCGCCGCACCGGCCGACCGAGGAGAGACGCATGACCGACCCCACCCAGCCCCCTGTGAATCCGCAGACTCCGCCGCCCGCCGCGCCGCCCGCCGCGCCGCCGCCGTACCAGCAGAGCGGCTACGCGGCCGCTCCCGCGTACAACGGCGGACCCGCGGCATCCACGGCCGTGCCGGGACGCACGCTGGGGATCGTCGCCCTCGTCCTCGCCATCGTCCCTGTGGGACTGCAGCTGATCGGCCTCATCCTCGGCATCGTCGCCCTCGTGCAGTCCAAGAAGGCCGGCGCGAAGAACGGCATGGCGGTCGCCGCCATCATCGTCAGCTCCGTGCTGATCGTGATCGGCATCATCATCGGCATCGTCGTCGCGGTCGTGTTCGCCAACACGGCCGGCGACCTCATCCAGTTCTGCGCCAACAACCCGAGCGGGGTGTACGAGCTCAACGGCAAGACCATCACCTGCAACGGCGGCTGAGTCGCCCGCAGACGACGCCCCGGTGTCCGCCGACGCGGATCACCGGGGCGTCGTGCGTTCAGTCGAGAATGCGGCAGTGAGTGGTGAGCTCACCGATGCCGTCGATACCCACTGTCACGATCGAGCGGTCGCGCAGGAAGATCTGCGGATCGCGAGAATACCCCGCCCCTCCTGGGCTTCCGGTCGAGATCAGGGTGCCGGGCAGCAGCGTCGCCGACTGCGACAGATGCGCGATCAGGGTTGCCACCGAGCGGATCATCTGTCCCGTCGAGGCGTCCTGCACGGTCTGACCGTCGACGACCGCCCAGATGTGCAAGTTCTGCGGGTCGGCGATCTCGTCGGCGGTGACGACGAAGGGACCGTTGGGGGTGAAGCCGTCGAACGACTTGCAGCGTGACCACTGCGCTTCTGAGAACTGGATGTCGCGCGCGGTGATGTCATTGACCACCGTGTACCCCCAGACATGGGCCAGCGCGTCCTCCGCGGCGACGTCCTTGGCGGACGTACCGATCACGACTCCGAGTTCCGATTCGTAGTCGACCGACTCGCTGAGCGATCGCGGCCACGAGGTCGTGGCGTCGTGTCCGGACAGCGAGTTCGGCCAGAGCGCGAACACGGTCGGAGCAGTGTCGGCCTTGAGTCCGAGCTCGCTGGAGTGCGCCGCGTAGTTCAAACCGACGGCCAGGACGATGGGCGGCGCGTCGACCGCGGGGCCGAATGTCAGGCCGTCCAGAGGGATGCCGTCGACATCGCGGGCAGCCTCGCGCACGCGAGCGAGGAGCTCGTCGCCCCCCTCGATCAGGGCCTGCAGCGTGCGCGGAGCCGCGTCGAACAGGTCCGCCACGGGGGCGATCCGTCCGGGTGCGACCACGACGACCAGCTGCGGATCGTCCGTTTCGGGCAGGAGGACGTGGGCGAAACGCATCCCTCCAGGGTAGTGCGGGGCGATGAACTCCGCAGGTTTTGGTGATTTCGGTCACCGCGCATCTGCCGTACAGATTCTGCTCATACACAGACTCAGCGCCCGGTGCCGCGGCGATGCCTGCGTGTCTCCCGGGCGCTGAGTTGGCCTGCATTCATTGTGTTCCGAGCTCTCGGAGGGTGTCAAGAGGGTGCCCGGCCCATCCGCGCATGCTTGGATGGGGGTATGACCGAAGAGCGCACCAAGCCCGAGTTCGACGCCCCCGCAGGACCTGCTCCCGCCGACCTCGTCATCCGCGACATCATCGTGGGTGACGGCGACGAGGCGAAGCCCGGCGACAACGTCACCGTGCACTACGCCGGCGTCGAGTACGAGTCCGGTGAGGAGTTCGACTCCTCGTGGGGTCGCGGCGAGTCGATCCAGTTCCCGCTGCGCGGACTGATCCAGGGATGGCAGGACGGCATCCCCGGAATGAAGGTGGGCGGACGTCGCGAGCTGATCATCCCGCCCCACCTGGCCTACGGCCCCGCCGGTGGTCACTTCCTCGGTGGCAAGACGCTGATCTTCATCATCGATCTGCTCAAGGTCGGCTGATCGGACGCTTTCGTGGGGAGGGGGTGGATGCCGCGGCATCCACCCCCTCCTCGTCTCTCCCGGATTGTTCCTCGAGAGTTTTTCCATGTGTGGGAATACATACGGATTCCGCGTGTTGACTAGCCGCAGACCGTTTCCCCGACGAAGGATGGCAGACATGACCGACACCACCACCGTTCCCGAGATCCCTGGCTACAAGGCCGGCACCTGGGTGCTCGACCCCGCGCACAGCGAGGTCACCTTCAGCCTCCGCCACATGATGATCTCGAAGGTGCGCGGCGTCTTCGGTCTCAAGAGCGCCACCATCGATGCTCCGGAGAACCCGCTCGAGGCGAAGGTCAGCGCGACCGTCGACGTCGCCTCCATCAACACGAACGACGAGAACCGCGACAACCACCTGCGCAGCGCCGACTTCTTCGATGTGGCGCAGTTCCCGACGATCGAGTTCGTCTCCACCGGTGTTCGTTACCAGGACGGCGACTTCCTCGTCGACGGCGACCTCACGATCCACGGTGTCACCAAGCCGGTGACCTTCGAGCTCGAGTTCGGCGGCTTCGGCACCGACCCCTACGGCAACTACAAGGCCGGTGCCACTGCGACGGGCGTCATCAACCGCGAGGACTTCGGTCTGACGTGGAACGCGGCCCTCGAGACCGGTGGCGTGCTCGTCGGCAAGGACGTCACGATCACGCTCGACCTGCAGGGTTCGCTCCAGGCCTGAGTCCCTCCGTCCGACGGCGGTCGTTCCCGTTCCCGCGGGACGGCCGCCGTTGCGGCATTCGGAGTCGGTTCTGCGCGAGGAGGATGCCGAGGAATACGATCCCGGCGCCGACCGGCTCGTGCCAGCCGATGCGTTCACCGAGGACGAGAAAGCCCAGCGCCACGCCCACGACCGGCGTGATGTACGTCACGGTCGACGCGGCCGTGGGCCCCCAGGCCCGCAGCGTGTTCTGGTTCCAGATGTAGGCCACGCCCGTGCCGAGGCAGCCCAGCAGCACCATGCTCACCACGATCCACGGGTCCAGCCGTACGGGCGTGAGGGCCACGGCCGGCGCCACGATCGTCATGATCACCGCGGCGATCCCGATGTTCACGAACGAGAAGGCGAGAGGGCTCATGCCCGAGTTCGCGAGGAAGCGGCGCATGTACGCGAGGCTGAAGCCGTAGCACGCGGTCGCGCCGAGAAGGGCGAGCTGAGCGAGCAGGCTCTGCGTGAGGTCGAGGCCGGTCCACGGTGCGATGATCACGACCACCCCGCCGATGCCGAGGGCGATGCCCGCGATCTGCACCGGCTTCAGACGCTCCACGCGGAACACGAGCGCTGCCATGATCGCGGTCATGATCGGCGTCGTCGCGTTGTAGATGCTTCCGAGGCCCGACGACACGTGCTGCTCGGCCCACGAGAACAGCAGGAACGGCACGACGCAGAAGCTCACCGCGAGCACCGTCATATGGCCCCACACCCGCGCGTTCTCGCGGCCCAGACCGGGCAGTCGGTCGCGACGGATGAGGACGAAGACCCCGAGCGTGGCCGCGCCCAGCACGAGACGCCCCCACGCGACCTGCGCGGGAGAGATGCCGCCGAGGGCGACCTTCATGAACAGGAAGCTCGATCCCCAGATGATCCCCATCAGGACGAACTGGACGGCGATCGCCGCCGAGGACGGCCCCGGGCGAACCGGGGTGGGAGCGGGCGAGCGGGTCACGCGCCGACTCTAGCGGCGGCCACGGACGCCGTCGGCGCCCGTGGTATGCCACGTCCGAAACCCGCCGAAGCCTGGCAGGAATCGGCCGCGGCATCGGGCGTCAGGGATCGAGCGTTAGGGGACGGGGTTCTCGGCGTCGTAGCTGCGGAACCCCGGGTACAGACGCGCGAGGGTCGCGACGATCGCGACGATCAGGATGCCGCCCACCAGCGGCGGGAACCAGAGCGTGGTGATCGTGGCGAGCGTCCCCGCGTAGAGGGCTCCGATGCGGGGGCCGCCGGCCACGACGACGATGAAGATTCCTTGCAGCCGTCCCCGCACGGCATCCGGCACCGCAGCCTGCAGCATGGTGGAGCGGTAGATCGCGCTCACGTTGTCGGCGGCGCCGCCGACGGCCAGCGCCACGCAGGCGGCGACGATCATCGCGATGTTCGCGTGGTCGGCATCCACTGCATTCGG
The DNA window shown above is from Microbacterium laevaniformans and carries:
- a CDS encoding FKBP-type peptidyl-prolyl cis-trans isomerase, whose product is MTEERTKPEFDAPAGPAPADLVIRDIIVGDGDEAKPGDNVTVHYAGVEYESGEEFDSSWGRGESIQFPLRGLIQGWQDGIPGMKVGGRRELIIPPHLAYGPAGGHFLGGKTLIFIIDLLKVG
- a CDS encoding DUF4190 domain-containing protein, translated to MTDPTQPPVNPQTPPPAAPPAAPPPYQQSGYAAAPAYNGGPAASTAVPGRTLGIVALVLAIVPVGLQLIGLILGIVALVQSKKAGAKNGMAVAAIIVSSVLIVIGIIIGIVVAVVFANTAGDLIQFCANNPSGVYELNGKTITCNGG
- a CDS encoding DMT family transporter — its product is MTRSPAPTPVRPGPSSAAIAVQFVLMGIIWGSSFLFMKVALGGISPAQVAWGRLVLGAATLGVFVLIRRDRLPGLGRENARVWGHMTVLAVSFCVVPFLLFSWAEQHVSSGLGSIYNATTPIMTAIMAALVFRVERLKPVQIAGIALGIGGVVVIIAPWTGLDLTQSLLAQLALLGATACYGFSLAYMRRFLANSGMSPLAFSFVNIGIAAVIMTIVAPAVALTPVRLDPWIVVSMVLLGCLGTGVAYIWNQNTLRAWGPTAASTVTYITPVVGVALGFLVLGERIGWHEPVGAGIVFLGILLAQNRLRMPQRRPSRGNGNDRRRTEGLRPGANPAGRA
- a CDS encoding fumarylacetoacetate hydrolase family protein → MRFAHVLLPETDDPQLVVVVAPGRIAPVADLFDAAPRTLQALIEGGDELLARVREAARDVDGIPLDGLTFGPAVDAPPIVLAVGLNYAAHSSELGLKADTAPTVFALWPNSLSGHDATTSWPRSLSESVDYESELGVVIGTSAKDVAAEDALAHVWGYTVVNDITARDIQFSEAQWSRCKSFDGFTPNGPFVVTADEIADPQNLHIWAVVDGQTVQDASTGQMIRSVATLIAHLSQSATLLPGTLISTGSPGGAGYSRDPQIFLRDRSIVTVGIDGIGELTTHCRILD
- a CDS encoding aspartate ammonia-lyase produces the protein MAPAATTRTETDSLGSMEIPADAYWGIHTARALENFPISMRPISVYKDLVTALAMVKQASARANLEIGVLDAERADLIDRAAQRVIDGDFHDQFVVGVVQGGAGTSTNMNANEVITNIALELAGRPKGDYAYLSPIDHTNRSQSTNDVYPTAVKVGLSLDLKTLLEELDLLRQSFLSKAVEFHDILKIGRTQLQDAVPMTLGQEFHGFATTLGYDHQRLTENAYLLFEINMGATAIGTGITTHPGYAPAVLRHLREITGLDLATADDLVEATSDTGSFMSFSSTLKRNAIKLSKIANDLRLLSSGPQAGLGEINLPARQAGSSIMPGKVNPVIPEVVNQVAFSVAGADLTVTMAVEGGQLQLNAFEPIIAHSIFQSITWMRRAMRTFRINCVDGITANRERLGAMVGSSVGVVTALTPFIGYAASAALAKTALLTHRNVGDLVVEAGLMTRDEVDKQLSPARLSGLEAITQAIPVVQPAENLVES
- a CDS encoding YceI family protein, whose product is MTDTTTVPEIPGYKAGTWVLDPAHSEVTFSLRHMMISKVRGVFGLKSATIDAPENPLEAKVSATVDVASINTNDENRDNHLRSADFFDVAQFPTIEFVSTGVRYQDGDFLVDGDLTIHGVTKPVTFELEFGGFGTDPYGNYKAGATATGVINREDFGLTWNAALETGGVLVGKDVTITLDLQGSLQA